The Trichomycterus rosablanca isolate fTriRos1 chromosome 17, fTriRos1.hap1, whole genome shotgun sequence DNA segment acagtgaggtgtttaaaaactgcagcagcgctgctgtgtctgatccactcataccagcacaacacacactaacacaccagcaccatgtccgtgtcactgcagtgctgagaatcatccaccacctaaataatacctgctctgtgggggtcctgggagagtcattgaagaacagcatgaaagggggctaacaaagcatgtagagaaacagatggactacagtcagtaattgtagaactacaaagtgcttctatattgagtgtgtaaaacagtttttgctgtttcttacgttttgtgaatctggcagttgtttaacattcatttcacaatgaatagaccacttgaatggcgttaaaaagacttgaaataaaatctttttacatttaacttcaaatggacgtttttttttttctcttttgtaacaTGATACAAGGTTTTGAACTGAAcagcatatacagtgccttgcaaaagtattcagcccccttgaacttttcaaccttttgccacatttcaggcttcaaacataacgatatgaaattgtaattttttgtgaagaatcaacaacaagtgggacacaatcgtgaagtggaacgaaatttattggatattttaaactttttttagaaataaaaaactgaaaagtggggcgtgcaatattattcagcccccttgcgttaatactttgtagcgccaccttttgctgcgattacagctgcaagtcgcttggggtatgtctctatcagttttgcacatcgagagacagacatttttgcccattcttccttgcaaaacagctcgagctcagtgaggttggatggagagcgtttgtgaacagcagttttcagctctttccacagattctcgatgggattcaggtctggactttgacttggccattctaacacctggatacgtttatttgtgaaccattccattgtagattttgctttatgttttggatcattgtcttgttggaagataaatctccgtcccagtctcaggtcttttgcagactgcaacaggttttcttccagaatggtcctgtatttggctccatccatcttcccatcaattttaaccatcttccctgtccctgctgaagaaaagcaggcccaaaccatgatgctgccaccaccatgtttgacagtggggatggtgtgttcagggtgatgagctgtgttgcttttacgccaaacataacgttttgcattgtggccaaaaagttcgattttggtttcatctgaccagagcaccttcttccacatgtttggtgtgtctcccaggtgactttttatagatatctttgataaatggctttcttcttgccactcttccataaaggccagatttgtgcagtgtacgactgattgtgtcctatggacagagtctcccacctcagctgtagatctctgcagttcattcagagtgatcatgggcctcttggctgcatccctgatcagtcttctccttgtttgagctgaaagtttagggggacggccgggtcttggtagatttgcagtggtctgatactccttccatttcaatatgatcgcttgcacagtgctccttgagatgtttaaagcttgggaaatctttttgtatccaaatccggctttaaacttctccacaacagtatctcggacctgcctggtgtgttccttggtcttcatgatgctctctgcgctttaaacagaactctgagactgtcacagagcaggtgcatttatacggagacttgattacacacaggtggattctatttatcaccatcagtcatttaggtcaacattggatcattcagagatcctcactgaacttctggagtgagtttgctgcactgaaagtaaaggggctgaataatattgcacgccccactttttagttttttatttctaaaaaaagtttaaaatatccaataaatttcgttctacttcacgattgtgtcccacttgttgttgattcttcacaaaaaattacaatttcatatcgttatgtttgaagcctgaaatgtggcaaaaggttgaaaagttcaagggggctgaatacttttgcaaggcactgtatatttgataccccattgctgccagcttgacactgataaattctgtaatgacTTTAATTCTTGATAACCTGCTGTAATaaacataagaataaaaaaatcaaagttcCTCCTCGCATTTACAACAAATATGTTTTTGGAGAAAgacatgttaatactgtaacatcaaattaatcaattgacaggaaatttattatggtctgacatataacatttgataatgaataaaagataaCTCATTCATATATTGGTGaacaaaactttttacacttaatcaaaagattgagggtaaattgctaatatatccagtcagatatgtttagtttgttttatgttgtattaggattttaacatcatgttttacactttggttacattcatgacagaaatggtagttactcattacacaaaattcatcagttcaagttttaatatcaaacaattttgtatctccaattcacctcacttgcacgtctatggactgtgggaggaaacaggagctgccggaggaaacccacgcagatacagggagaacatgcaaacctcacacagaaagaacccggaccactccacctgggaattgaacacacatacatatatatatttattgttgtttgaaCATCATTAATACATGGGATTTGACACTATCTTAAAGCTTGCCTAACCTGGCACTGTGCAAGCAGAatatgcataaaaatgaaattgtaaTGGTATGCTTCAAAGCTAACTAAAACATGAATCTTAATACTGGTCTGTCAAGCTAGATGTAGTGTTTGTCTAGTCTAGCAAAACAACCACTAACCAGTTTACAACTACCCTACTTGCATGGTTCTAAGGAAATGTTTGCTAACGTACTTACCTTCATATTTGTCAATGTCGCTGgagttgtacatttaaaatcctTTTTCCCGCTTGTTAGAAGAAGCAGTACAAACCATGCGTCGGTCGGTCTAAATCGTTCACTGTCAGACGAGGTTAATCTTGAAGACAACAAGTGTAAAAGAGAGCCATGCCTAACGGTATCTGCTTGTTGACGACCGGCAAATGAATACCGGAAGTTGATCTGCCAGTATACCAGAACCCGGAAGACAGTCGTGCATAGAgcctattataacaaagtggaagcgattgggaatgacagcaactcagccacgaagtggtagccacgtaaaatgacagagcggggtcagcggatgctgaggcacatagtgcgcagaggtcaccaactttctgcagagtcaatcgctacagaccttcagattagctcaagaacagtgcgtagagagcttcatggaatgggtttccatggtcgagcaactgcatccaagccttacatcaccaagcgcaatgcaaagcgtctgatgcagtggtgtaaagcacgccgccactggactctagagcagtggagacgtgttctctggagtgacgaatcacgcttctccgtctggcaatccgatagacgagtctgggtttggcggttgccaggagaacggtacttgtctgactgcattgtgccaagtgtaaagtttggtggaggtgggattatggtgtggggttgtttttcaggagttggccTCTGCcttttagttccagtgaaaggaactcttaatgcttcagtataccaagagattttggacaatttcatgctcccaactttgtgggaacagtttggccccttcctgttctaaCATGACTGCataccagtgcacaaagcaaggtccataaagacatggatgagcgagtttggtgtggaagaacttgactggcctgtacagagtcctgacctcaacccgatagaacacctttgggatgaatcagaggggagactgtgagccaggccttctcgtccaacatcagtgtctgacctcacaaatgcgcttctggaagaattgTCAAACATTCCCATAAAcgggtcaaagacgagacgtaactttttagtgtccccacttgatgaataatatacaattatgttaatgtaagtggatataccttcaatctactccatttgtacatgtttactgaaacctaaagtaatttttacagaaaatttatgatttttgaaaaaataacccttgaaacccccaaaatgtcatttagtGCAATGatccccctacctctttaagtaataaaacattaagaaaaaactaattaatcttaagtaaaacttaaaatttactgctttggcataattgtacaaatgtcatgtgtgacatattaaataatattctatcagatgtgttttttaatattaataatattcaggacactttcagtccccattttcccaatcttcagttgtcattcagtacaacgttaataaaaagccttattttagtatttgatcaagctactgcagtcatgtgaccaattataacaacaaaagaagactcctggggacccttcagcacacacacaaggtcaatgcatttaacattatttgataaaaatctctttttactgacacagtacattaaagaacaaaactgagtgtcattcagtacaacacagaaaacgtaatattacggttaatcttgtaaacaaacaaggttgttaacatttaaatgtgaatatgtgtagaaatgtctttgagttaaggtcaatgttagcttttgctaaccactgggataactgtaaaatgtgctaaagtaaaatttctgtcattcagtacaacagtcattcagcgcaacagaatttcgctgttgcactaaattgacaatgacattgttatattGACTTTatgatgttttaaaattattttttaaagcaaaattgaaacaaattcctttgtgtggccataatcgcagaaccaaagccatgtacagcaagaacctcaaggttaacaacaaaagataaaatgtgacttcaaatggttttcactgctgaatgaatttagatttactgcagcatctttttcacgtgttatgacacaaattccacacttccacactgttctggtgccttacaagttgttatgatggcttcattagctatgttttaaTATTACTATGTTACTATGTTACATCACTTTTATGCaagtttcttgttttatttcagaataAAGTTTACGTTTTTGATTGCCTTatttttttcatgatgtagtttgtttgtttattaggattttaacgtcatgttttacactttcggttacattcatgacaggaaacggtactttatcttcacacaaggttcattagctttatcaaacacagtcatggacaatttagtgtgtccaattcacctcacttgcatgtttttggactgggaggaaacccatgcagacatggggagaacatgcaaactcatgatgatgtaatattataacacatacttgccactggtgtggcataatTTCATTCTAcagtactactgctactttaatcaataaagaacttaaaaacaaatgaagtcatgaatattctgatgtaacaggataatttggagtatgtcattcagtgcaacaaaaacatttgcttaaaataactgtaaagtaattattatatattttgttcatgtgaatgcaagagaatccaggcctgcttcatagaaaacagagtttgattgggtttcaaaatagaatagaatgtgtagcaaaaacatcttgtatacaaataaacaaaatcccaagacgcattagagtacaaacaatgcacagaaaattcaaaacagagtaagtacagtttcttctgaggttttaaatcttttgtaagagatatactaaacttataaatttgaaatggctaagattgttccttgtgtgtgtattttgtcataaattagtcgttgcactgaatgacatttttgtgcccttgttgtgtgtcaacaacactaaaattatcaaataagcaaaatgctgaaaaaaaaatacatatttacataggtgacgcatttgtgcacaatattaaatgaaaaaattatacaatttaaccattttatttttttggtacttggaacaccctattcgtctttcacccaaacacactcctaaaccctgTGGAAAGccctcccagaagagttgaagctgttatggctgcaaagggtgggccgacatcatattaaaccctatggattaagaacgGGACGTCActcaatatagtgtatatatgaaatttgttgagggggcccaaaaattgttttgcactggggcccatgagctcctagttatgccactgTATAGAAAATAACATCTGCCagtcacttttttttatttatttttctaagtGAACAGTATatagttaaataataaatattttattagaattttattaCTATGTGCCTATGAATttaaaacaaagtaataaattattaagCTTTAATAATCACTTCCACCTTTACAGTTTTATCACTTTACtgggtgactcggtgggtagtactgtcttcttacagcaagaaggcttGGGGTTCAGACCCAGACAGAgcggtcggggtcctttcttcctttcctccgggagctccggtatTCTTCCATAGTTCAAGTTCATGTAAGTTAGATTAATTGAAGATGAAttatgaactaatgaatcttgtgtaacctgtaactacctgtcctgtcatgaatgtaaccaaagtgtaaaagatgacgttaaaatcctaaataatataaacaaaccACTCCCATTTTAACATAGtccaatcactcactcacttctaCACTCAACTCCCATTTTATAGTCTAATCACTCCACTCCCACCACACAGTCTACATCACTCCAACCTCCACACAGTACTGATCAATCTGCATCTTAAAGAATAGTTTCTCCTGGAATATAAGAAAATAACATAATGAACTGTTATTCGCCCAACAGAAGCACAAACTCTGAGGTAAGAGAGGTTATTTTCAtgaattctttttatttttagcatttaaaaccaTTGTCTGTTCTTGCAACCGTAAATAATGTCAATAAAATCCCTAAAGAATTATTCCGTATCTGCCTTTCTAAAATGATTTTTGGTAGAGATTGTAGAGTGAAGTTGattaatatatacatactgtatattaccacTATTAAACTGGCATCTCTGGGCCTatgctcatctcagatggacaaGAAGACAAATATGTGTGCTATGGTCAAATGGGTCCATGTTTAAGCTTGGTTTAAgctggaccatccagactgttatcagtgaaagatgcAAAAGCTAACATCAGTTTTGctcatgtgtgtgtgcttgactgacctgtCTCCAGTCCAGATGTTTCTCCTATTGAAACTGTATGGCGTATTATGAAAAGCAGAAACAGACAATGGTGACCACGAGCCGTTGACTTGATACGGTGACCTGTCTCGACCTTTTCAAACGCGCATTCATCTAATTCttagtttgtttatatttaaaagataaaagtatgttgtgtcagtaaaaacactggacaTTTTTGTTGTCGTTTTTAGTTTAGTCAGGTTAATAAATGTTTAGATTTTTGTGTTCACTGCATCATACAAAATGTCAGATTGGATATGATTCCAATAAGGTTTGTTGGGGGCAATTTGCTgctacacaaaataaaaaaagttatcCATTTCAAATACCCAATCAACTAAATTTCCTACTGTAATTATACTCTACAGTAGTAAAATGCTATAACTGGTATATATTTTTTGTGAATTAAACCTATATGCAatatttatactttttaattatcttttttttcttccattGTGGTGTCTTAATTACAGCCTTTAAGCCTAAACTAAGCATAATGCATGTTTCTCCTAAGTTGATATGggtgtcatttatttaaaacagtgtgtagagctccATGTGCTGTTTGTACCAGATGAACAGTGGAATTCAAGGTTAAATAAAGTGTCAGTAGACGCCATAGACAGCTTTATCTCAGCAGGCTTCATCAGGTGAGCAGTCACTAAATACATATGAACAGACTTGACCTGCTGATtctttcataataaataaagctgTGACAAGTGTTAACTTGTGCACTTTATCAAACCCAGTTCTAAGCAGTTGTATTGTGATTTGTGTTTCAGGGTGTATCCAGATATAAGTCTTAAAGCTATTAGAGAAGAGCTTGGATCTTTATTTGGACCTGACAGGGTCATGGATAgatattgttttttaaaatgtgtgggTAGAAGCTTGGCTTTGGTGAGTACCCTGCATCAATAATACTGAATTGACAATTTGGACgtaaccgatcagccataacattaaaaccacctccttgtttctacactcactgtccattttatcagctccacttaccatatagaagcactttgtagttctacaattactgactgtagtccatctgtttctctgcatgctttgttagccctctttcatgctgttctttaatggtcaggacccccacatgaccactacagagtaggtattatttgggtggtggatcattctcagcactgcagtgacactgacatggtggtggtgtgttagtgtgtgttgtgctggtatgagtagataaaacacataaatgctgctgtcactgctggactgataataatccaccaaccaaaaatatccagccaacagtgccctgtgggcagcgtcctatgaccactgatgaagacctcaaagatgaccaactcaaacagcggcaatagatgagcgatcgtctctgactttacatctacaaggtggaccaactaggtaggagtgtttaataaagtggacggtgagtggacacggtatttaaaaactccagcagcgctgctgtgtctgctccactcataacagcacaacacacactaacacaccaccaccatgttagtgtcactgcagtgctgaataaatgatacctactctgtgggggtcctgaccattgaagaacagggtgaaagcaggctaaaaagtatgcagagaaacagatggactaaagtcagtaactgtagaaccacaaagtgcttctatatggtaagtagagctgataaaatggacagtgagtgtaaaaacaaggaggtggttttaatgttatggctgattagtgtaataTGGATGTTACTATCAACAGCTACTTTATATTGAGGGCTTAATGTACAAAAGTGATACAGTGCAGTGCAAATTAAGCTTTTATGTAACTGCAATATTCAGGTCCAATGCATTTGAAATTAATAGCTGATGTACTAACATTGTAACCAGTTGTGCAAACTGCCCTTGGTAGCTGGAAAATAATTAAGCCTATTACTGTTACAAACTTTGAAACAGAACAGGAAATCAGTTATAaagatatttataaaaaatattacagaATAAGCAATGTCACCACTcaggcttaacattatgactaccttcctaatattgtgttgaccGGCCGAGACATGGAGTCggacacctttctgtcagaaccagcattaacttcttcagtaatttgagctacagtagctcgtctgttggatcggaccacacgggccagccttcactccacacgtgcatcaatgagccttggccgcccatgaccctgtcgctggtttaccactgctccttccttggaccactcttgatagatactgaccactgtagaccggaaacaccccacaagagctgcagttttggagatgctctgactcagtcgtctagccatcacaatttggcattttttctgcttctaacacatcaactttgaggattacATGTtctcttgctgcctaatatatcccacctactaacaggtgctgtgatgaagagataatcagtgttatttacttcacctgtcagtggtcataatgttatgcctagtgggtgtatataaaaatatataaaaagccATTTTTATTCCATAATTCCAAATAATGttggtcttttaccatctacagtaaataatattgtggaaagatttaGGGAATTCAGAGGAATCTTCATTGCATGAGACCATCATAATAGGGGAAAAAGAAAGTGACTGGCATTGTTGTAGTTGCAAGACAGCTGGTTCAAGATAAACCACTGATCTCCTGGGGTTTTCAGCTACAACAGTCTTAACAGTATACAGAATAGTGAAAAAACCCAGAAAACATCCTGTGAGCGGCAGTTCTGCCAGCTTTGATGTTCTGGAAATGCCACGTTGAACTAAACTATCAGAAAGGCTACAGTTACTAAATTAACCACTCTTTACAACTGAGTTAAGCAAAGGAAaatcagacatggggagaacatgcaaactccacacagtaaagCTGGCttaggtcagagctctgtgcaggccagtggagTTTCTTTGAACTGAGCTTTTCCTCATGTCTTGCTTCATGCAcaagggtacagtcatgcttgaACAGGAAATAGCATTCCCAAACTGATCCTGCATTGTtaaagcatatcattttctttatagaATCGCTTCATTACttttgttagcaactgttgcAGCTGAAACACATCAATTCAAAAattaaaggggtgtcccaatacttttgtccatttaatgtacatttaattattattgtggaTTTTAGCCATATGTGAATAATATATTTTGAAGCtgaactattttttttatttttaatatgaaGCATTTTAAACAGTTTCCCTTTTTTGTGCAACGTGCATGATGGGGACTTTGTGTGTTGCCAGGAATAGGAATATTCCACATAATGCAGCCTAACTACAATAAAAACCGGATGCAAGACTTGGTACAGCTagccttaaataataataataataataataataatattgcacttctatttaatgatttaattcgTAACCTGTCTGTAATATGTGGGTTGCCAAGAATATGATTATTCCACAGAATACAGCCTAACTGCAATTACAACAGTATGCAAGACTTGGTACATCTAgccctaaataataataataataataatgatgataataataataataataataaactatttaatgatttaatttgTAACCTGTCTGACATATTAATATTAGGTCAAAGCCAAACAGGAGAAAGACTTGAAAGCAAAATCTTTTGCTCCACCCTATGTAAGTATTATATCATAATAAGAGCATGTGCTTTTGACACATCAGACTGTCTTATCCTTTTCTCATTCATTGTCATTTCCATATCTCAGTCCCCTTACCCGGAGCTGTACCTGCTACAGGTGGAGGACATCAGCAGCAGCCTTTCCTCCAGGTCTCTTAGCTCAGACACAGTTATTTACAACACTGACTCTCAGGCGTGCTGCCCTCCCAGACCTGCTTTTCTACCTGTCCAGACTAAAGAACCTACAAAGTTTCCCTCAATCACACAAGGGACTAAACAGTGTGTTATTGATGTGAGTATGGAGGATGAGTGTAGCTCTACTTCCCTGGAGGAAAGGGAGGAGGACTCTCTAGGTTTGGAAAAATCCTCATGGACCAGCGGTCACAAAATGTACTGGAAAGTTCAGGAGGAGCTGATGGCAAAGCAGCATGGTGAgaaaatgtttatgtttttagtAATTTGGTACCTCCAAATAACATgatggcatgtctttggactgtgggaggaaaccggagctcccggaggaaacccacacagacatgcaaacatgcaaactccacacagaaaggacccggactgctcctcctgggaatcgaacccaggaccttcttactatgcggtaacagtgctacccactgactcACAGTGCCACCCCACAAGTTTCTCTTTCACaagttctacaaccccaaatcagaaaaagttgggacagtatggaaaatgcaaataaaataaaaatgcagtgttccttacatttactttgacttttatttgattgcagacagtttaaacccaatatatttcatgttttgttagagcaacatatgctgccttcaagacgtcatatttttaattataattaattataattaaggcCCTGCCTAATTCATGGCAGTAAAAATCGCGTCTTAtgtgtaatttaaaatgtaaggtttgtgtttagtgatttaacgaTTGTTATTCATGTAGCATttaagtgcctcatgtttactggttaatttgcactatgaggcggtcctaccAATCCtccggcaattcagttagtgaTCGGTCAGTCAGAATGACCAAGATgccaaagtctaaagcagctagaACACTACTCAtataactgagtttggaaaattcCCAATCAGTTCTTTATTGGGCCCTAGGTATAATGTGGCCACTTAAATGTCTTTCTTCACTGCAGTATCTTGTTGAATGACGGTTGCCATGAATTTGTGGGTTTCTGCTCTGCTAACTAATAAACCTTTGGTTCCCATAAAATGAAGTCCAATATTATAAATTATGAGAAGAAATAATTACTTTGGTCATGTTTTTTCTTTACTTCAAATGCAGTGGAGAAAAGAAATGTTGTCAAGGATTCACAAGTACTAGAACTGCTAGAAAGTTCCAATACTGGGTCTTTCCACTCCCAGGAAAGGTAATGATCTAAAAGATATGATTTGCTATGTAGAtttgctatatatatatttttttaaacctttcTGCTAAGCATTTTACCCCTTTTCTATGGTATTGTACAATTTAGGAAATCAAAACTATCTCAGACAGTGAAGCCAACCAGAAACAAAGCCAACGATGAGGTGAGATATCTTCATATTGGCTGAGCTTAGTCTGCAATGCATGTATTgttaatatacacagatcagccataacattaaaaccacctccttgtttatacactcactgtccattttatcagatccacttaccatatagaagcactttgtagttctacaattactgactgtagtccatctatttctctgcatgctttgttagccccctttcatgctgttcttcaatggtcaggactctcccaggaccactagagagtaggtattatttgggtggtggatcattctcagcactgcagtgacactgacatggtggtggtgtgttagtgtgtgttgtgctggtatgagtggatcagacacagcagcactgctggagttttaaaatacctcactgtcactgctggactgagtccaccaaccaaaaacatccagacaacagtgccctgtgggaagcgtcatgtgaccactgatgaaagtctagaagatgaccaactcaagcagcagcaatagatgagcaatcgtctctgattttacatctacaaggtggaccaactaggtaggagtgtctaatagagtggacagtgagtggacacggtattt contains these protein-coding regions:
- the spata1 gene encoding spermatogenesis-associated protein 1 — encoded protein: MGVIYLKQCVELHVLFVPDEQWNSRLNKVSVDAIDSFISAGFIRVYPDISLKAIREELGSLFGPDRVMDRYCFLKCVGRSLALVKAKQEKDLKAKSFAPPYSPYPELYLLQVEDISSSLSSRSLSSDTVIYNTDSQACCPPRPAFLPVQTKEPTKFPSITQGTKQCVIDVSMEDECSSTSLEEREEDSLGLEKSSWTSGHKMYWKVQEELMAKQHGDELLKEFRQVKEEKKQLERTRQELLRKGKELLALNRHYRNQARDKWKKKYFDTKKATAPLEETLKSLRQELETFYDKLFQQLQARDGKNRQKRRGKLSNTKNDLIIQIMTESCEIEKLKKNIDDAKIKLATEIKLRKQAASELQALKAELAQKKSQCSYNGPLLSSAHL